One window of Entelurus aequoreus isolate RoL-2023_Sb linkage group LG06, RoL_Eaeq_v1.1, whole genome shotgun sequence genomic DNA carries:
- the ccdc157 gene encoding coiled-coil domain-containing protein 157 isoform X2 → MSQFLGRRDCIESLQKDLADLQVAILDVFSTTGQLRVFSWKFPDKLSCNLDLELEQYDFMDGDDEFNQHSHIVLLELVIDRLLLLLQASSVYVEQLSTIEKTQHHHQKGSMSIGLVVKKYWRLLVQFANMKKWYKKHELKTDTLDGDECVSSTSRNDSITHGFSAPSSTSSITFLAEDEAPSSVIHTPKVDTCNISCQTIQSPSAPCAVCHQVQSTIRRTGKALVELLQGEGLPSSLQPLSIAVEDTVDGGQMSPGDVAQWASEQLKDMRRLAKHVQDVRDTVKPLTTKLAEADVERKKLRQDMESAQKKLSEEVENQKSTCLQMELLLKKTQATMKETEDRLSEEYGQLSREYASLNKCKSSLEETLTIQQDGLEALEGERNALQEKLETLHIEKEVCSKLQERIQQLESQMSESELLLEKEKAKYHSACHHQESMQTKQKSLLQRVYALDDECEDLHRRLGQREESEIDLCSQLQQMSEDNKRLRVQITSLQVLFNVVY, encoded by the exons atgtctCAGTTTTTAGGTCGTCGGGACTGTATAGAAAGTCTCCAGAAAGACCTTGCTGACCTCCAAGTTGCCATTTTGGACGTTTTTTCAACAACCGGTCAATTGCGCGTTTTCTCCTGGAAATTCCCGGACAAACTTTCCTGTAATCTGGATTTGGAGTTGGAGCAGTATGACTTTATGGACGGAGATGATGAATTTAACCAGCATTCTCACATCGTTTTACTGGAGTTAGTAATAGACAG ACTACTACTACTTCTCCAAGCATCCAGTGTGTATGTTGAGCAACTGAGCACCATTGAGAAGACGCAACACCACCACCAGAAGGGAAGCATGTCAATTGGACTTGTTGTCAAAAAATACTGGAGACTTTTAGTTCAGTTTGCCAACATGAAG AAGTGGTACAAGAAACACGAGTTAAAAACCGACACGTTGGATGGTGATGAGTGTGTATCGTCAACCTCGCGGAACGACAGCATCACCCATGGCTTTTCTGCACCGTCTTCAACGAGCTCTATCACCTTTTTGGCAGAAGACGAGGCACCTTCCAGTGTCATTCACACTCCCAAAGTTGACACCTGCAATATAAGTTGCCAGACTATTCAATCACCCTCTGCTCCCTGCGCCGTATGTCACCAAGTTCAGTCTACTATTAGAAGGACAGGTAAGGCATTAGTAGAACTTCTTCAAGGTGAGGGTCTGCCCTCTTCTTTGCAACCACTCTCAATTGCCGTGGAGGACACAGTAGACGGGGGGCAAATGTCACCAGGTGATGTTGCCCAATGGGCTAGCGAGCAGCTTAAAGATATGCGCCGACTCGCAAAACATGTACAGGATGTGCGGGATACAGTAAAGCCTCTTACCACGAAACTGGCAGAAGCAGACGTAGAGCGAAAGAAATTGCGACAAGACATGGAAAGTGCACAAAAGAAACTGTCAGAAGAAGTGGAAAATCAGAAATCCACATGTCTTCAGATGGagcttttgttaaagaaaacacaAGCAACCATGAAAGAAACAGAGGACAGGCTATCAGAGGAGTATGGACAACTTAGTAGAG AATATGCATCCCTAAATAAGTGCAAGTCCAGTCTGGAGGAAACATTAACAATACAGCAAGATGGACTTGAAGCTCTAG AGGGTGAACGAAATGCTCTACAGGAGAAACTGGAGACGTTACACATAGAAAAAGAGGTATGTTCAAAACTACAAGAGAGGATCCAGCAGTTAGAAAGTCAAATGTCTGAGTCTGAACTACTCCTGGAAAAAGAGAAGGCCAAATACCACAGTGCGTGTCATCATCAGGAG TCAATGCAAACAAAGCAAAAGTCTTTGCTGCAGAGAGTTTATGCTCTCGATGACGAGTGCGAGGATCTGCACAGGCGGTTGGGACAGAGGGAGGAAAGTGAGATCGACCTCTGCAGTCAACTTCAACAGATGTCAGAGGATAACAAACGACTACGAGTGCAAATCACTTCACTTCAGGTAttgtttaatgttgtttattaa